From Mucilaginibacter gotjawali:
TTATGGATTGGGCACAAAAAAACCGGGTGCTTAAAGGACATCCGGTTTTGTAAATATTTTAAAGTGTGTTTTATTGAAAATCATTCAACCTCATCAACCATTCTCTCAATCAACTAAGCAAATCAAATCAAACAATCGTCTCCTCGGCGTACGCTGCTGCTTCATCAGCCTTAACCAATTCGATATCGGGCATTGATTCATCGGTAAGGGATACCTTTCCGCGTTCTTTTCGTACGATCCGGTTAAAAAGCGAGATCTCCTGTTCGAACAGGAACCTGAAAAATAGTTTGGTCCACGAGGTATGGTAAAGAAGCGTATCATAATACTCGGGCGCAGTTTTCTTAATCTCGGGGAGCTTGTTCCAGGGGATGGACGGAAAGTCATGGTGTTCATTATGAAAACCTACGTTAAACGCGGTAAGATTTAACGGCCCGTAATAGCTGTATGTTTCCTGCTGGCTGTCGAAAGTAAGGTAATGTTCCTGTACCCAACGTGCGCCTACCGGGTGCAAACCGATAGAGAACCAAAAACTGATAAACAAAAATGCAACGGCCTGCCCGCCCATAAAATACCATATAGCTGCTGTAAACGCAACCTGCACCAGGATGTTAACCACTACCCAGCCATCAAAAAAGTTAATTTCTTTCAGCCGCGATACGCGCGTTCCCTGGAATAAAGGGAAAAACAACAACCATAAAGTTTTACCCAAAAAGGAGTTGTTGATTAGTTTTGCTTCCCATTTGTTAGGCAGGTCGGCATCCAGCTCATGAATACCCTGGAATGAGTGGTGTTTCAAATGATATTTTTCAAATGAAATAGCACCTGGCATAACATGCGGTAAATTGGCAAATATAGCGGCCCAGCGGTTTGCCAGGCGGTTTTTAAATAGCAACTGGTGGGTACACTCGTGGATCATCACAAATAATGCATGGTTTACAAAAGCGCCGAACAAATAGGCGGCAGCGAAAACGATCCACCACGATTGGTCGCGGACCAGCCAGGCAACGCCTATCATTGATCCTACCAGGGCTAATATTACCACCATGGTGAATGGGTTTTTACCGATAAGGTTTCTTAATTCCGGAAACTCTCTTAAAATCTGCTTGGTACGAATACGGTGTGGCTCAGGCGCTGCTGAGTGTACAAAATCACTTCTCTTTATCATTCGGGCTAACTAGGGGGCATCAGTTGGTAAATATAGGAATATGTATTTAAAATATTATTTTATCGTGAATTTTATTTTAATTTTTTAATTAATTATATTAACTGTTGCAATAAAACGCTACCTTGCGGCTTTTGTTACTTAGGTGTTTAACTGAACTTGCACTAGGAAGAACGGACGCCTAATATCGAATAATCAATGACGAATTTCGAATATTGAAGTAACTTCTTTTTTCAAAATTCGACATTCGGTGTTCTATATTTCTTTTGTTCCGGCTCTTGGCTGTTCCCCCTTACTGCAATTTAAACACCAATACCTTAAAAGTGTTTGGTATTACTTTGCGCGTGCCGGGTTCAAAATCGGCAACGCTTAAATATATTTTGTGGCTCCGGGTATCTAAAGCCATTGTTTTTGCCCTTACCGGTGTTTTTAAGGTTTGAATAACGCTATAATCATCGGCTGAATTTTGTTTAATGATGGTAGTGGTGCCATCGCCGCATGAGCAAAAAATCAGCTTGGTTCCCGGGTCATAGCAAACCGCATCAACACCGCCGCCGATAGGTAAGGTGGTAATTACCTTGCCCGAAGCAGCATCAAGTACGCTCATTCCTTTGTTTTGACGACAAACAGTAAAGATGCGGCTATCGGCATCATCCAGGGCAATACCTGTAGGTCCACCTGCAGGAGCCAGGGAATAATTGTTGATCACTTTTAAAGTCTTGCTGTCAATTACATTCACGCTATTTTTATCTTCCAGGTTATTATAAATCTTTCCTTTTCCATCAGATACTGCAAATTCAGGTGCGCCACCAAGCGCCACTGTACCTACCTGTTTCAATGTGTTAGGGTCAACTACCGAGGCATTGTTGCTATCGCCGTTAAAGCTAAAAACCCTGTCAGAATAGGGATCATAGATGATACCATCAGGACCGGTTGCAGTAAGCGGGATAGTGGCAATAACTTTAAGTGTTGTTAAATCAAACGCGACAACAGCATTCGCCCTGCCGTCGCTGATAAAGCCACGGTTGATTTTGTTGACAACTGCAACACCGTGCATGCCTTTTAAATCACCAATCACGCCTATTTGCTTGTCGGTGGTAAGGTCAACAATATTTAACATGGTGCCGTGCGACACATACAAACGGTTAGCCGACATGTCGATAGCAACATAATCGTAGCCCGAATCGCCGGTTAGCGGTATTGTTTTATCCAAAACGTAAGTCTGTGCATGAAGGGATAAAGACATCATGCCCGCAGCCAAAATGGCTAAAAAAATCTTTTTCATAAACTGTTGTTTTTATTGGTAAAGATGAAGGGTGATTCTGGATAAAGTCTGAATAATAGGCACGAATTTAAATTTACACGAATTTCACGAATGGGTTAGAATGGACACTAATGCAGGCTGACTATTAGCGGCAGTATTCGAATCAAATGTTAGTTATTTTTTTCGCAAAAATCTTTATCCGCACGACAGGATTCGTGAAAATTCGTCCTCATTCGTGAAATTCGTGTCATTATAAATTCGTGCTAATTCTATTCGTGCGCATTCGTGTTAACTTCTGCTTTACTGTTTTCAGGGAAGTGCCCCTCCTTATAAAATATCCGCATCAAACTTGGTAAAACAATCAGCAACATGGGCAGCGCTACCACAAAGCCGCCAATTACGGCAATCGCCAAAGGCTGGTGCAATTGTGCGCCGGCGCCTATACCTAATGCCAGCGGCATCAAAGCGATGATTGCCCCCAGCGCCGTCATCAATTTGGGCCTTAAGCGGGTGGAGATGGAGTAGGTGACCGCTTCATCAATACTGTTCTCTACTTTTTTAGCCAGGTTTTCCAGCGCTCTTTGCTTAAACTGCAAGAAAGTAAAAATGGCGTTCTCGCCAATAATCCCAACGATCATGATCAGCCCGGTGTAGCTCCCCACGTTGAGCGGGGTATGGGTGACGAATAGCGCCAGGAAACTCCCGGAAATCCCCAAAACTGCTACAATTAAAATTAAAAATGCTATCCTGAATTGTTTGAACAGGAAAAGGATCACACAAAAAACCAGCAGGCTCGAAGTGATCAGGATGATCAGCAATTCTTTAAAGGATTGCTGCTGCTGGGCATAGTCGCCGCCATATTCAACATGATACCCCTGTGGCAGGCCAATTTTTTGTTTAATGCTTTTTTGGATCGCCGGAATCACCGAACCAAGGTCGCTACCCTCAAGGCGGGCGCTCACTACGCCCATGGATTGCAGGTTCTCCCGGTTGATTTCCGCATCCCCGGGTTTTAACTGTACCGATGCCAGTTCGCTGAGGGGCACCAGTTTGCCGCTGGGTACAAATACGGTTTGATTCTCAATACCGGCAACATTTAAACCGCGGTTGCCCGGGTAAACCATCCGGATAGGATTTAATTGTTCGTTTTCAAGAATATTACCGATCACATTTCCCTCCAATGCGGTTTGCACCTGGAACTGCAGACTGGCAGGCGTAATATTGTATTGGGCAAGTTTGCTGTAATAAGGATCGATACTTACCGAAGGGCCGGCAATCGTTATCCCGTCAAAAACATCGGCGGTGCCTTTTACATTGCGCACTACCTCAGCAACCTGTTTTGACAGGCTTTGCAACTTTTGCGGGTTATCGCCAAATATTTTTATTTCGATAGGTTGAATCGACGTCATCAGGTCGCCCAGCATATCGGTGATCACCTGGCCAAAATCAATTCTTAAGGCTGGCTGGTTGCCGGCTATTTTCTCTCTCAGTTCACTGATCACTTCTTCGGTGGTTTTATCCCGTTTCTTTTTTAACTGTATCAGGTAATCGCCACGGTTAGGTTCGGTAATAAAAAAACCCATTTCGGTGCCCGTACGCCTGGAGTAAGCTTCTACTTCGGGTTGTTTAATGATGATCTTTTCAATTTGCCGCAACATCCGGTCGGTTTCATCCAGCGAAGTGCCCGGCGGCGAAGAATAATCAAGCACAATACTGCCTTCATCCATCTCGGGGAGGAAGCCTGTTTCCAGCATTTTTGGTATAATAACTATGGTGGCTATGGCGGCTGCGATGATAATTAAACTTACATAGGGCCTTAAAATAAACCACTTTACCCATTGTTGTTTTTTTACTTCGTGAGCTACCTCTTTTACTTCCCCGGCATAATCTTTCTTGTGCCGGCTCAGCAAAATATAAACCACCGGTAAGCCAATCCACGTAACAAAAAACGAGCAAACGAGCGTAATGATCATGGTATTGGTGAGCACTTTAAAATAAGCGCCGGCAACCCCGGTCATCAATAAAAACGGAATGAATATGACGATAGTGCTGATGGACGAACCGATCATCGCCGGGAAAAGGTAATCAATGGCTGTTTTTACCAGCTTTAAAGGATGTTCCTTCGGGTGCTCTTCATGCGTACGGTGAATTTGTTCAACTACTACGATGGCATCGTCAATAATCAAACCCAAAGCGGCTGCAATGGCGCCCAGCGTCATAATATTAAAGGTGTAGCCTATACCATAAATCACCATCAAACTCAGGCAAAGGGTTATGGGTATAGTGATCAGGATCACCGCGCTGGCTTTGATGGAGCGCAGGAAAATAATGGCTACAATGATAGCCAGCAACAGCCCGATCCACAAACTATCGCTTACACTTTTTATGGAATCCTTTACAAAATCAGCCTGTTCGTAATAAGGCTTTATGCTTACATCGTGCGGCAATATTTTTTGCAGCTGCGCCACCTTGTCATCCATATCGCTTGACAGCGAAACCAGGTTGGCGTCCGGCTGTTTAATAACCGCTATTAAAACGCCGTCCTGCCCGTTGGCATTTATGCGGGTATATTCAATGCTTTCCTGTATGGCTATATCCGCAAAATCTTTAAGGCGCACCACCCTTTTCCGGTTATTGCTGATCACCAGGTTCTCTAATTGATCTTTAGCATTAATAGTGGCATCCGTAACGGTAAGGTAAAGCATTTTGTAATCAGCCAGGTAACCTTCTGACTTTACAAAATTGGTGGTGCTCAGCGTTGTATTGATGATATCAGGCGTAAGGCCCAGCGAGCTCATTTTTTGTTTATTGAGCGTTAACCAGTATTCCTTGGCTTTGCCGCCGATCACCCTGATCTCCGAGATCCCGTCAACCTGCGACAAAAAAGGCTTTACCGTGTAAGTAGCCAGCTGCCGCAATTCAATCGCCGAGCGGGAATGACTCTCTAAAGTATACCCGCTCACCGGTAAAATAGAGGGGTTCATTTTTGCGGTGGTGATATTCACATCAGCGGGCAGGTCGTTTTTTATCTGGTTGATATTGGCCTGTAATTTGGTAAGGCTTTGGTCGATATCAACATCCCAACTCATGTAGGCTGATATTTCGCAGCTGCCCCTGCTGGTGGTACTGCGTACCATTTGCAGGCCGGGAGTTTGTTTAATAGCGTCCTCCAGCGGCTTGGTAACCGTTACCATCATTTTATTTACCGGCTGCAAACCCTCATCCGCAATAATTTTTATTTTCGGGAAGGTAATCTCCGGAAACAGGGAGGTTTGCAATTTGGAGTAAGCAAACAAACCGCCCATGATGATGATAGCCAAAACCAGGCTGATGGGCTTCCTGTGGCTTATAAAAGTATCTTTTATCTTTTCGGGGATAATCATTGCTTCACAATTTTAACTTTGGCAGTATCTGTAAGGCCATAATTCCCTGTAACAATAATTTTGTCCTGCGGCGAAAATTTGGGCGACAGGATCTCTACCCTATCCCCTGATTGTATGCCTTCTTTTACAGGCACCTTCACTGCAGTAGTATCGTTTAACAGTTTCATTACCCAAAATTCCGTTTGAGTTTCATTAGCCAGTATGGCCGATTTTGGCAAGGTAGCGGTATGGCTTTTTTCCGATTTTACAATCCTTGCCTTTGCCACCAGGTTTTCAGGTATTTGCTGGCTGGAATTGATGCCGATGACAACCCCCTGTGTTTGGGCAACGGTATCCACTGATGGCATAAATGATTTTACTGTGCCAACTATCTTTGTGCCCCCGGGAAGCGTAAGGTCAACATTCTGGCCCATTTTTACATATTGTTTCAGCTCATAAGGCAACTGCATTAAAAATACAAAGCTGGAGCGGTCGCTGATTACTGCCAGCGCTTCGCCGTCCTGCACATAGTCGCCGGTTTGGTGGCTTAAGGCCGAAATATAACCCGATGCTGAAGCCTTTATTTTATTTACGCCCGAAAATTTAAAGCTGGTATCCAGTACATTAATGCTGTTGCCAATGGTTTGTGCTTCCTTAGTTTTAACCGTAAAAAGTACCTGGCCCTTGCTTACATTTTGCCCCGGCTGTACATTTGATTGGGTGATATAGCCAATCGCGTTTGATTTTACATAATTTTTTTGCAGCGTGGTTGAGGTCGCATTCAGGTCGATATAATCAACCAGGGTGCTGTCGTTAACCGTTGTAACGCCAACAGGAGTTTGCGAGGTTACTTTAGCGTCCTCATCATCGGCTCCGCTGTCCTTTCCCTTGCACGAATACAGCAATACCGGGATGGCTATTATCAAATAGAATTGCCGGATAGCAGTATATTTACTGTTTAATGTTTTCATGTTACCTGTTATAGTAATTCAGCTGGTTAATAAGCTGCAGTTTAGTAATATTGGTGGTGGTACGTAAGTTTTTTATGGTCAGATAGTTGTTGATGGCAAGTATCAGGTCGGCTATGCGTACATCGCCGGTTTGCAGCAGGTCGCTGTCAACTTTTACCAGGCTTTCGGTATATTTTATCTGTTCGTCAATTTGTTTCAGCAGGTTATCATTTTCGCTGATTTGCTGGTTCAGCTGTGCTATCTGTTGTTTAAACTGTACGTTAAAAAAAGCTTTGTAATTTTGGCGGGTGTCTTCTTCCAGGCTGATTTTCCGGTATTGCATTTTGCGCTGCCCGCCATCGTATATCGGCATGGTAAAAGTAAAGCCGGCACTCACGCCAAAATTTTTATAGGCCTGGCCCATAAAATCGGAGTTATACCCACCATCCGCAGTAACGCTTAATTTAGGTTTATAACTAAAATCAACCAGTTGCCGGCTATTTACCAGCTTCAAACTATCCAGTTTATATTGCCTGAAAAAAATAGAGGTATTTGGGTCGGGAAGAATTGGTTTTTGGATGACAGGTTCCGCCAGCTCAATCATACTGGTATCG
This genomic window contains:
- a CDS encoding fatty acid desaturase, which produces MIKRSDFVHSAAPEPHRIRTKQILREFPELRNLIGKNPFTMVVILALVGSMIGVAWLVRDQSWWIVFAAAYLFGAFVNHALFVMIHECTHQLLFKNRLANRWAAIFANLPHVMPGAISFEKYHLKHHSFQGIHELDADLPNKWEAKLINNSFLGKTLWLLFFPLFQGTRVSRLKEINFFDGWVVVNILVQVAFTAAIWYFMGGQAVAFLFISFWFSIGLHPVGARWVQEHYLTFDSQQETYSYYGPLNLTAFNVGFHNEHHDFPSIPWNKLPEIKKTAPEYYDTLLYHTSWTKLFFRFLFEQEISLFNRIVRKERGKVSLTDESMPDIELVKADEAAAYAEETIV
- a CDS encoding YncE family protein, translated to MKKIFLAILAAGMMSLSLHAQTYVLDKTIPLTGDSGYDYVAIDMSANRLYVSHGTMLNIVDLTTDKQIGVIGDLKGMHGVAVVNKINRGFISDGRANAVVAFDLTTLKVIATIPLTATGPDGIIYDPYSDRVFSFNGDSNNASVVDPNTLKQVGTVALGGAPEFAVSDGKGKIYNNLEDKNSVNVIDSKTLKVINNYSLAPAGGPTGIALDDADSRIFTVCRQNKGMSVLDAASGKVITTLPIGGGVDAVCYDPGTKLIFCSCGDGTTTIIKQNSADDYSVIQTLKTPVRAKTMALDTRSHKIYLSVADFEPGTRKVIPNTFKVLVFKLQ
- a CDS encoding efflux RND transporter permease subunit, whose product is MIIPEKIKDTFISHRKPISLVLAIIIMGGLFAYSKLQTSLFPEITFPKIKIIADEGLQPVNKMMVTVTKPLEDAIKQTPGLQMVRSTTSRGSCEISAYMSWDVDIDQSLTKLQANINQIKNDLPADVNITTAKMNPSILPVSGYTLESHSRSAIELRQLATYTVKPFLSQVDGISEIRVIGGKAKEYWLTLNKQKMSSLGLTPDIINTTLSTTNFVKSEGYLADYKMLYLTVTDATINAKDQLENLVISNNRKRVVRLKDFADIAIQESIEYTRINANGQDGVLIAVIKQPDANLVSLSSDMDDKVAQLQKILPHDVSIKPYYEQADFVKDSIKSVSDSLWIGLLLAIIVAIIFLRSIKASAVILITIPITLCLSLMVIYGIGYTFNIMTLGAIAAALGLIIDDAIVVVEQIHRTHEEHPKEHPLKLVKTAIDYLFPAMIGSSISTIVIFIPFLLMTGVAGAYFKVLTNTMIITLVCSFFVTWIGLPVVYILLSRHKKDYAGEVKEVAHEVKKQQWVKWFILRPYVSLIIIAAAIATIVIIPKMLETGFLPEMDEGSIVLDYSSPPGTSLDETDRMLRQIEKIIIKQPEVEAYSRRTGTEMGFFITEPNRGDYLIQLKKKRDKTTEEVISELREKIAGNQPALRIDFGQVITDMLGDLMTSIQPIEIKIFGDNPQKLQSLSKQVAEVVRNVKGTADVFDGITIAGPSVSIDPYYSKLAQYNITPASLQFQVQTALEGNVIGNILENEQLNPIRMVYPGNRGLNVAGIENQTVFVPSGKLVPLSELASVQLKPGDAEINRENLQSMGVVSARLEGSDLGSVIPAIQKSIKQKIGLPQGYHVEYGGDYAQQQQSFKELLIILITSSLLVFCVILFLFKQFRIAFLILIVAVLGISGSFLALFVTHTPLNVGSYTGLIMIVGIIGENAIFTFLQFKQRALENLAKKVENSIDEAVTYSISTRLRPKLMTALGAIIALMPLALGIGAGAQLHQPLAIAVIGGFVVALPMLLIVLPSLMRIFYKEGHFPENSKAEVNTNAHE
- a CDS encoding efflux RND transporter periplasmic adaptor subunit, translating into MKTLNSKYTAIRQFYLIIAIPVLLYSCKGKDSGADDEDAKVTSQTPVGVTTVNDSTLVDYIDLNATSTTLQKNYVKSNAIGYITQSNVQPGQNVSKGQVLFTVKTKEAQTIGNSINVLDTSFKFSGVNKIKASASGYISALSHQTGDYVQDGEALAVISDRSSFVFLMQLPYELKQYVKMGQNVDLTLPGGTKIVGTVKSFMPSVDTVAQTQGVVIGINSSQQIPENLVAKARIVKSEKSHTATLPKSAILANETQTEFWVMKLLNDTTAVKVPVKEGIQSGDRVEILSPKFSPQDKIIVTGNYGLTDTAKVKIVKQ